One region of Primulina tabacum isolate GXHZ01 chromosome 17, ASM2559414v2, whole genome shotgun sequence genomic DNA includes:
- the LOC142530607 gene encoding uncharacterized protein LOC142530607: MQSADPEGVTFTEGGDEGIQRNLPQKLQDPGEFVVPRTIRGQIVGKTICDPGASVNVMTSSLCEKFGLSWMKPTNLILQLEDKYVKVPLGLVEDIEVQIDKLRFRAYFVVLDMENNQNSLVILGRAFLATAGTVIDVKHGRLTMEVDGQRMVIKASKRLHDPP; this comes from the coding sequence ATGCAGTCTGCAGATCCAGAGGGAGTGACATTTACCGAAGGAGGCGATGAGGGGATACAAAGAAATCTTCCACAGAAGCTGCAAGACCCTGGGGAATTCGTTGTACCACGTACAATAAGGGGCCAAATAGTGGGAAAAACTATTTGTGATCCAGGGGCGAGCGTTAATGTAATGACAAGTTCTCTTTGCGAGAAATTTGGACTGAGCTGGATGAAGCCCACAAATCTAATCTTGCAGTTGGAAGATAAATATGTCAAGGTACCGTTAGGTCTTGTGGAAGATATTGAAGTTCAGATTGATAAACTGAGGTTTCGAGCATATTTTGTTGTGCTTGACATGGAGAACAATCAGAATTCTCTTGTCATTCTAGGACGAGCATTCTTGGCTACTGCTGGAACCGTCATTGACGTGAAACATGGAAGGTTGACCATGGAGGTCGATGGTCAGAGGATGGTGATCAAGGCATCCAAAAGATTACATGACCCACCTTGA